The Mycolicibacterium flavescens genomic interval TGGGTGATCGGCGCCCCTGACGTGCTGTGCGCACCGGGCTCGCCGATCGCCGAACAGGCCGAACGGATCGGCTCCTCCGGCCTGCGGGTGCTGTTGCTCGGGGCCAGCGACCTGCCCGTCGACCACCCCGACGCCCCCGGCTGCGTGACCCCAGCCGCGCTCGTCGTCCTCGAGCAGCGCATGCGGCCCGACGCGCACGACACACTCGATTACTTTGCCTCCCAGAAGGTCTCGATCAAGGTCATCTCCGGAGACAACGCGGTGTCCGTGGGCGCGGTCGCGGGATCGCTGGGCCTGCACGGCGAGTGCATGGATGCCAGGAACCTGCCGGAGTCCACCGAGGCGCTGGCCGACGCGCTCGAATCGCACACCACCTTCGGTCGAGTCCGCCCCGACCAGAAGCGAGCGATGGTGCACGCCCTGCAGTCCCGGGGGCACACGGTCGCGATGACCGGTGACGGGGTCAACGACGTGCTCGCGCTCAAGGATGCCGACATCGGCGTCGCGATGGGGTCGGGAAGCTCGGCGTCGCGCGCCGTGGCTCAGATCGTGTTGTTGGACAACAAATTTGCGACGCTGCCGTATGTCGTCGGCGAAGGTCGCCGGGTGATCGGCAACATCGAACGCGTCTCGAACCTGTTTCTGACCAAGACCGTGTACTCGGTGCTGTTGGCGACGTTCGTCGGCCTGGCCGGTCTGGCGTCGAAGTTCTTCGGCACCGACCCGCTGCTGTTCCCGTTCCAGCCGATCCACGTCACGATCGCGGCGTGGTTCACGATCGGAATCCCGGCGTTCATCCTGTCGCTGGCCCCGAACAAGGAGCGCGCCCATCCGGGGTTCGTGCGGCGGGTGATGACGGCGGCCCTGCCGTCGGGTCTGGTCATCGGCGTCGCGACGTTCACCTCGTATCTGGCCGCGTATCAGGGTCGCGAGGCCACGGCTGTCGAGCAGACCCAGGCGTCGACCGCGGCGCTGATCACCTTGCTGGTCGGGGCCATCTGGGTGTTGGCAGTGGTGGCGCGGCCCTACGAGTGGTGGCGGGTCGCGTTGGTCGCCCTCTCCGGCCTGGCCTATGTCGTGATCTTCTCCATACCGCTGGCGCAGGAGCTGTTCATGCTCGACATCTCCAACGTCAAGACGACGTCGATCGCGTTGGCCATCGGCGTGGTCACGGCCGCCGCGATCGAGGTGATCTGGTGGGTGCAGGGTGCGGTGCTGGGAGAGCGCCGTCGGCTGTGGCGCGCCGAGTAGCCTTGGACGCATGGCATTTCTCGACAAGGTGAAGAATCTGCTGGCCCGCAACGCCGACAAGGTGGACACCGCGATCGACAAGGCCGGTGACATCGTCGACCGCAAGACGCAGGGCAAATACGCTCAGCACGTCGACAAGGTCCAGGACGCGGCGCGCAACTACGTCAACAAGGACAACCCGTCGGCGCAGGGCGCACCGCAGCAGCCGCCCCAGGCTCCGCCGCCGCAGCAGCCGCCACCACCGCCCCAACAGCCTCCGACTGCTCCGCCCACCTCGTAGCGCATGGCCAAACTCTCCGTATCCGTCGACGTACCCCTGCCGCCGGAGCAGGCCTGGTCGTGCGCATCCGACCTCGCCCGCTACAAGGAGTGGCTGAGCATCCACCGGGTGTGGCGCAGCAAGTTGCCCGAAACGCTGGAGAAGGGCACGACGCTGGAGTCGATCGTCGAGGTCAAGGGCATGCCGAACCGGATCAAATGGACCATCGTGCACTACCGTCCGCCGGAGTCGATGACGCTCAACGGCGACGGCAAGGGCGGCGTCAAGGTCAAGCTGATCGGCAAGGTGCGCCCTGCCGAGAAGGACCCCGCCGGATCGACGGTCACGTTCGACGTGCATCTCGGCGGTCCCGCGCTGTTCGGCCCCATCGGCATGGTGGTCGCCGGAGCGCTCAAGGGCGACATCCAGGAGTCACTGAACAGGTTCAAGTCGGTGTTCGCGCCGGCCCAGTAGGCGAGTGGGGATCGGGTTAGAGCGAGCCGCCGGCGAGGGCGTACTCGCCGAACGGCTCGGCCGATGCCTCCCGGACGAGGCGGCGCTTCTCGAGGCTGCCGTCGAGGAAAAGGGTGGCCCTGGCGCCGACGAGGTGAAGTACCGCCAGAACTCCGGCGATCAGGGCGACGGTCGAGTGCCCGATGAGGAATGCGGCGAGGCAAGCGGTCGAGGCGAACAAGGCTGCCGCATGCAGAAGCAGCGCCAGCGTGGCCAGCCCGTCGGAGGCAGGCGACCCGTCGGCGGTCGGCATGTGGTTGGTCATTGTCATCCTCCAGAAGAGCAACTCGCTTCATACCCGTGCGGAATCAGCACCAAACCAAGATCATCTGTGACACCAGACACATACGTCACCGCGGCACTGATCGCACCCGGTCGCGCAGCTCCCGCTTGAGCACCTTGCCGTAGCTGTTCTTCGGCAGTTCATCGATGAACTCGTAGCGTTTCGGGCGCTTGAACCGGGCGATGCGGTCGAGCAGATGCGCATCCAACTCGTCGGCCGACGCCGACCCGACGATGAACGCCACCACCACCTCGCCCCACTCCTCGTCCGGCGCGCCGACCACGCCGGCCTCGACGACACCGGGATGTTCGAGCAGCACCTCCTCGACCTCGCGGGGGTAAATGTTGCTGCCGCCGCTGATCACGACGTCCTTGGACCGGTCCCGCAAGGTGAGCAAACCGCGGTCGTCGAACGAACCCATGTCGCCGGTGTGCAGCCAGCCGTTCTGCAGGGTCGCGGCGGTCGCCTGCGGGTTCTCCCAGTAGCCCGACATGACGACGTCGCCGCGGCACACGATCTCGCCGATCTCGCCGACCTCGGCCGGTATCCCGTCGGCCCTGCGCACCGCGACGTCCACCCCGGACCGGGCGTAGCCGACCGATCCTAGAACCGCATCGTCGGCGCCGACGTGATCGGCTCGGCGCAGCCCGGTGATGGTCATCGGCGCTTCCCCCTGGCCGTACAGCTGCACGAAGACCGGGCCGAACGCGGCCATCGCCTTCTTCAGGCTCTCGACGTACATCGGACCACCGCCGTAGACGATGGTTCGCAGGTTGTCCGGGCAGGCGCGGCCGGTCTGCACCAGGCGCTGGACCATGGTGGGCGCGAGGAACGCGCTGCAGCCGGGATGGCGCTCGCACAGGTCGAGGAACTCGTTCGGCTCGAACGCCCCGGACTCGGGGATCACCTGGCGCGCCGCGCGCAGCACGTACGGCGGAATGTAGAGTCCCGAGCCGTGCGACATCGGCGCGCCGTGCACCAGGGTGCAGTTCTCGTCGGGGGAGTCGAAGTCGGCCAGGTGTGACACCGTCATCGCCATCAGATTGCGGTGCGACAGCATCGCACCCTTGGACTTCCCGGTTGTGCCGCTGGTGTAGAACAGCCAGGCCAAGGTCTCGGGATCGGTGGTCGGCGGTTCCGAAAGCCCCGCGCTGAACCAGGTTTCGTAGTCGTCGGTGCGGACGACCGTGATCGGGACGTCCGTTTCCGGTGTGAGCGCTGACGCGATCTTCGGCGAGGCGAACACCTGCGCCGCGCCGGAATCCTCGAGGATCTGCACCATCTCCCGCGGGTGCAGCTTGTAGTTGATGGGAACGTACACACATTCGGCCGCCCACACCCCGAACATCAGCTCGATGATCTGCGGAGAGTTCTCGCTGGCGACGGCGATCCGCGTGCCCGGCGCACCGAGCGAGGTGGCCAACCGCAGGGACCGCTCCCGCAGCTGTGCCCACGTTTGGTGTTGGCGCTCACCGTGATACACCGCACCTCGGTCACCGAAGCGGCTGGCGGCCTGATCGAGCAGCGCGAACAGGTTCATTGTCGGGCCACCCACTCGGAGGTCAGCGCGAAGTCCGACAAGTACTTCGTCGAACTCCAGCCGCCGTCGACGACGATCGTCTGACCGTTGATGAAGCTCGCACCCTCCGAGCACAGGAACGCCACGGTGCTGGCGATGTCGTTAACCTCGCCCAACCGCGGGTACGGGGTCATCTCGGTGTTGATCTTGCGGAATCGCTCGTCTTCGAGGCGTGTCGCCACCATAGGCGTCAGCGTGACCCCGGGAGCCACTGCGTTACAACGGATTCCCTGTGGGCCGTACTGGCATGCGATGTGCTGGGTCAGCGAGGTCAAGCCGCCCTTGGCCGCTGAGTATGCACCACCGCGAAGGCCGCCGACGACGGCGAACGTCGATGTCACGTTGACGATCCCGGAGCCGGACTCCATGTGCTCGATCACGTCGCGGGCCAACCGGAACGGTGCCCGCAGCATCAATCCCAAAAAGTAGTCCAGGGATTCGTCGTCGGTTTCGTGCAACGGCTTGGGGCTTCCGACGCCGGCATTGTTGACCAGGAAGTCGATGCGGCCCCAACGGTCCAGCGCGGCTTGCACGATGGTCTGTGGCGCCTCGTCGGCGGTGAGGTCGACGGCGACCGTCGCGACGCGGTCGGTGTCACCGATCGCCTTCTCCAGCCCGGCGAGCCGGGTGCCGTCGCGGCCGGTACCGAGCACCGCCATGCCCGCCTCGGCCAGTTTGGTCGCGCAACCGAATCCGATGCCGCTGCTCGCCCCGGTCACGATCGCTACCTGAACCATTCTTGCTCCTCGTGTCCGGCGGTCATGTCAGGGCCGCTCGTATCCGATGCTTCAACACTTTTCCGGCGTCGTTCTTGGGCAACGCCTCCCACACCACCACCTGCTCGGGTGCTTTGAAGCGGGCCACGCCGTGCTCCTCCAGAAGCCTCCGCATGCCCGCCACGTCGGGAGTCGGCTGATCGGTCGCGACGACGACGGCACACGCCCGCTCGCCGGTGCGCTCGTCGGGTATGCCGACGACGGCGATCTCCGCGACGCCGGGATGGCCGATGAGAATGTCCTCGATTTCCTTGGGCGAGATGTTCTCCCCGTTGCGGATGATGATGTCCTTGGCGCGACCGGTGACGACGAGAAAGCCGTCGTCGACCCACCGACCGAGGTCACCGGTGCGGAAGTAGCCGTCGCCGTCGAACGCGTCGGTCTCGTCTTCGGGATGCAGGTAGCCCACGAGCATCTGCGGCCCGCGGGCGCGGATCTCGCCGCCTATCAGTTCGATGTCCGCGATACCCGGCCTGCCGTCGGTGTCGGCGGCGTGCTCGGTGTCGTCGAGTGAGCCGACCGTGGTCACCGGGACCTCGGTCGAACCGTACACGCGGGACACCGCCGCCCTTTCGAAATAGGCGGTGGCGCTGCGGATCAGCGACGGCGGGACCGACGCGCCACCGCAGATGAACACCTTCAGCTCCGGTAGTCGCGTTCCGGCCCGCTCGGCGGCGGCGAGCAACCCGTCGAGGAAAGGCGTGGCCCCCGCCATATGCGTGACCCGCTCGTCGAGCATCAACGTCACCGCGGCATCCGGATCCCAGCGCTGCATCAGCACCGCGGTGCTGCCCAGTAACAGGGGGCACTCGAACGCATAGATCGACCCGCCGATGTGCGCGATCGGGGACGGTACGAGGAACGTGTCGCCCGCCGCGACGCGCCAGTGCTCGCCGATCTGACGGATCAGCGCATGGATCGAGTTGTGGGTGTGCAGCACGCCTTTCGGCCGGCCGGTGGTCCCCGAGGTGTAGAGGATCATCCGCACCGTGTCGGCGTTCAACACCGGCAGGACGCCCGCGCCACCGCTGCCCAAGAGGGTCTCGAACGGCGTGTGGTCGCCCGCGTCACCCCGCACGACGACGACTTCGGGCGGGGCGGACATCGCACCGGTGACGCGATCCAGCATCGCCACGTAGTCGTGTTTGTTGAAGGCGGACGGCACGAAGACCGCCCGAACGTCGGCATCCTGCAGGATGAACGTCAGCTCGTGGTCGCGCAGCGACGGCAGTATGGGGTTGACCACCATGCCCGCCAACGTCGCCCCGTGGTAGATGACCGCGGCCTCGTGCCAGTTCGGCAGCATGAACGACACCACGCTGCCCGCGGGCATGCGGGACATCAACGTGTGCGCCAGCGCCACGGCGCGGTCATACAGCTCGCGACACGTGAGCCGGATGTCGCCGTCCACCAACACGGTCCGGTCGGGCGTCGAGGTGGCCGCGTCGCGCAGCGCGTCGGCCAGCGTGTCATGTACCCACAGGCCGCGCCGGTAGGCGTCGGCGCTGCGCTTCTCGTCGACACGCACTGCCCGGCCTAACCCTTGATCCGGCGCATCGTCATCGAGTGCCGGTACCGCGACGAGGGATGGGTGTTGATGGTCACCTGCGCGACCTCGCCGTCGGAGGTGGTGTAGGCGCGGCGCATCTCCAGAGCCGCGCTGCCCGCATCGACCTTGAGCGCCCTGGCGAGATCCGG includes:
- a CDS encoding P-type ATPase, translocating, which gives rise to MTAAPEIQATGLTEPEVAQRIAEGKTNDVPTRAARSVSDIVRANVFTRINAILGVLLIIVLSTGSIINGAFGLLIIANSGIGIIQELRAKRTLDKLAIVGQTKPLVRRQTGAGSAAQQLSPSDIVLDDIIELGPGDQIVVDGEVLEEANLEVDESLLTGEADPIAKDAGDRVMSGSFVVAGTGAYRATKVGREAYAAKLAEEASKFTLVNSELRSGINKILQFITYLLIPAGLLTIYTQLFTTESGWKRSVLAMVGALVPMVPEGLVLMTSIAFAVGVIRLGRRQCLVNELPAIEGLARVDVVCADKTGTLTENGMRVSDLEQLDEADVGNILAQLAADDARPNASMQAIAEAYKMPPGWTATATAPFKSATKWSGASYGEHGNWVIGAPDVLCAPGSPIAEQAERIGSSGLRVLLLGASDLPVDHPDAPGCVTPAALVVLEQRMRPDAHDTLDYFASQKVSIKVISGDNAVSVGAVAGSLGLHGECMDARNLPESTEALADALESHTTFGRVRPDQKRAMVHALQSRGHTVAMTGDGVNDVLALKDADIGVAMGSGSSASRAVAQIVLLDNKFATLPYVVGEGRRVIGNIERVSNLFLTKTVYSVLLATFVGLAGLASKFFGTDPLLFPFQPIHVTIAAWFTIGIPAFILSLAPNKERAHPGFVRRVMTAALPSGLVIGVATFTSYLAAYQGREATAVEQTQASTAALITLLVGAIWVLAVVARPYEWWRVALVALSGLAYVVIFSIPLAQELFMLDISNVKTTSIALAIGVVTAAAIEVIWWVQGAVLGERRRLWRAE
- a CDS encoding antitoxin produces the protein MAFLDKVKNLLARNADKVDTAIDKAGDIVDRKTQGKYAQHVDKVQDAARNYVNKDNPSAQGAPQQPPQAPPPQQPPPPPQQPPTAPPTS
- a CDS encoding Polyketide cyclase / dehydrase and lipid transport — encoded protein: MAKLSVSVDVPLPPEQAWSCASDLARYKEWLSIHRVWRSKLPETLEKGTTLESIVEVKGMPNRIKWTIVHYRPPESMTLNGDGKGGVKVKLIGKVRPAEKDPAGSTVTFDVHLGGPALFGPIGMVVAGALKGDIQESLNRFKSVFAPAQ
- the fadD_2 gene encoding acyl-CoA synthetase, which gives rise to MNLFALLDQAASRFGDRGAVYHGERQHQTWAQLRERSLRLATSLGAPGTRIAVASENSPQIIELMFGVWAAECVYVPINYKLHPREMVQILEDSGAAQVFASPKIASALTPETDVPITVVRTDDYETWFSAGLSEPPTTDPETLAWLFYTSGTTGKSKGAMLSHRNLMAMTVSHLADFDSPDENCTLVHGAPMSHGSGLYIPPYVLRAARQVIPESGAFEPNEFLDLCERHPGCSAFLAPTMVQRLVQTGRACPDNLRTIVYGGGPMYVESLKKAMAAFGPVFVQLYGQGEAPMTITGLRRADHVGADDAVLGSVGYARSGVDVAVRRADGIPAEVGEIGEIVCRGDVVMSGYWENPQATAATLQNGWLHTGDMGSFDDRGLLTLRDRSKDVVISGGSNIYPREVEEVLLEHPGVVEAGVVGAPDEEWGEVVVAFIVGSASADELDAHLLDRIARFKRPKRYEFIDELPKNSYGKVLKRELRDRVRSVPR
- the lvr_3 gene encoding dehydrogenase of uncharacterised specificity, short-chain alcohol dehydrogenase like protein; translation: MVQVAIVTGASSGIGFGCATKLAEAGMAVLGTGRDGTRLAGLEKAIGDTDRVATVAVDLTADEAPQTIVQAALDRWGRIDFLVNNAGVGSPKPLHETDDESLDYFLGLMLRAPFRLARDVIEHMESGSGIVNVTSTFAVVGGLRGGAYSAAKGGLTSLTQHIACQYGPQGIRCNAVAPGVTLTPMVATRLEDERFRKINTEMTPYPRLGEVNDIASTVAFLCSEGASFINGQTIVVDGGWSSTKYLSDFALTSEWVARQ
- the fadK_2 gene encoding acyl-CoA synthetase gives rise to the protein MRVDEKRSADAYRRGLWVHDTLADALRDAATSTPDRTVLVDGDIRLTCRELYDRAVALAHTLMSRMPAGSVVSFMLPNWHEAAVIYHGATLAGMVVNPILPSLRDHELTFILQDADVRAVFVPSAFNKHDYVAMLDRVTGAMSAPPEVVVVRGDAGDHTPFETLLGSGGAGVLPVLNADTVRMILYTSGTTGRPKGVLHTHNSIHALIRQIGEHWRVAAGDTFLVPSPIAHIGGSIYAFECPLLLGSTAVLMQRWDPDAAVTLMLDERVTHMAGATPFLDGLLAAAERAGTRLPELKVFICGGASVPPSLIRSATAYFERAAVSRVYGSTEVPVTTVGSLDDTEHAADTDGRPGIADIELIGGEIRARGPQMLVGYLHPEDETDAFDGDGYFRTGDLGRWVDDGFLVVTGRAKDIIIRNGENISPKEIEDILIGHPGVAEIAVVGIPDERTGERACAVVVATDQPTPDVAGMRRLLEEHGVARFKAPEQVVVWEALPKNDAGKVLKHRIRAALT